The following coding sequences lie in one Crassostrea angulata isolate pt1a10 chromosome 10, ASM2561291v2, whole genome shotgun sequence genomic window:
- the LOC128165569 gene encoding FAD-dependent oxidoreductase domain-containing protein 2-like, producing the protein MEYSFGFMFVGFLLVTGSASPIEHDYCVIGAGPAGLQIGYFLHKAHRNYVILEKSSSAGSFYTKYPIHRKLISINKIYTGRDNKEYNLRHDWNSLLSDDDRMLFKQFSRQMFPPADVMVTYLDSYARHFNLTIRYNTEISDIHSLHGNASTKIGMKDQNGNNYLCRVAIVATGIWKPRIPDIPGHELMDGYEDLSLNASDYEGKSVMILGRGNSAFETATAIYDKTNFVHMVGRHRLRFAWETHYVGDLRAVNNELLDTYQLKSLDGLLEYDINDYKVVRQGGHLYLRENPPPGSQWEEYDNDPLLTPYDKIIRCLGFQFDSSVFRKVSDVASRPSQKYPFIDYDYRSPVVDGLYFTGTIAHSLDYRQSAGGFIHGFRYSARVLSKILNWRYHQERWPSEILPLSNLTTAIIRRVNEASGLYQMFAYLGDIILLSKDGLCEYIEEYPVKLIHKFSEVAGIDTRNKQVLVVLLQYGEGFHGPEEDVFRVDRAATDPEYADYSNFLHPVVHYFQEIPKEQNIRRKKWSHPLPPADKIHHVLEDFSAIWDRPLTHVKPLDVFLRRTLKDLYNIKCASTTNMFSQYSISSKSLDLQHCIAT; encoded by the exons ATGGAGTATAGTTTTGGATTCATGTTTGTGGGATTCTTGTTGGTGACAGGGAGCGCGTCCCCCATAGAACATGATTACTGTGTGATAGGCGCCGGACCCGCGGGACTACAGATTGGATACTTCCTACACAAGGCACACAGAAATTATGTCATATTGGAAAAATCTTCTTCAGCAG GGTCATTCTACACTAAATACCCCATTCACAGGAAGTTGATTAGCATCAACAAGATTTACACGGGGCGGGACAACAAGGAGTACAATCTACGTCACGACTGGAATTCGCTCCTTAGTGACGACGACCGGATGTTGTTCAAACAGTTCTCCCGCCAAATGTTTCCGCCAGCAGATGTCATGGTCAC GTACTTGGATTCTTATGCTCGCCATTTTAACCTTACCATTCGTTACAACACAGAAATATCTGATATCCATTCCCTCCATGGAAATGCATCTACGAAAATTGGAATGAAGGATCAAAATGGAAACAATTATTTGTGTCG ggtAGCCATTGTGGCCACTGGTATCTGGAAACCACGTATTCCGGATATTCCTGGACATGAACTTATGGACGGATACGAGGACCTTTCGCTGAACGCTTCAGACTATGAGGGCAAATCAGTCATGATTCTAg GTCGTGGAAACTCCGCTTTTGAGACTGCCACTGCGATCTACGACAAGACGAATTTCGTCCACATGGTGGGTAGACATCGGCTCCGCTTTGCATGGGAAACCCATTATGTCGGCGATCTAAG GGCCGTGAATAACGAGTTGTTGGACACTTACCAGCTCAAGTCTCTGGACGGACTATTGGAGTACGACATCAACGATTACAAGGTGGTCCGGCAGGGCGGACACCTGTACCTGAGAGAGAACCCACCCCCGGGCAGTCAATGGGAGGAGTACGACAATGACCCCCTTTTGACTCCATACGACAAAATCATCAGATGTCTTGGCTTCCAGTTTGATTCTTCAGTTTTTAGAAA AGTGTCTGATGTTGCTTCGAGGCCCTCACAGAAGTACCCATTCATAGACTATGATTACCGATCCCCAGTGGTTGACGGTCTATACTTCACAGGGACTATAGCGCACTCTCTTGACTACAGACAATCAGCAGGGGGATTCATTCACGGTTTCCGATATTCAg CACGCGTTCTTTCTAAGATATTAAATTGGCGATACCATCAAGAGAGATGGCCATCGGAGATTCTCCCACTGTCAAACTTGACGACTGCCATCATCAGACGAGTGAACGAAGCTTCCGGTCTTTATCAGATGTTTGCGTACCTAGGAGATATCATTCTCTTGAGCAA AGATGGATTGTGTGAATACATCGAAGAGTACCCCGTAAAGCTCATACACAAGTTTAGTGAAGTGGCGGGTATTGATACACGAAACAAACAGGTGCTTGTTGTTCTGTTACAATATGGCGAAGGTTTCCACGGACCGGAAGAGGATGTGTTCCGGGTAGACAGGGCCGCCACCGACCCCGAGTACGCCGACTACTCGAATTTCCTCCACCCTGTCGTCCATTATTTCCAAGAAATCCCAAAGG AGCAAaatataagaagaaaaaaatggagTCATCCCCTACCCCCCGCTGACAAGATACACCACGTTTTGGAGGACTTCTCCGCTATCTGGGACAGGCCTCTGACCCATGTAAAGCCACTGGATGTGTTTTTGAGACGCACTTTGAAAGACCTGTACAACATAAAATGCGCGTCAACAACCAATATGTTTTCTCAGTATTCAATCTCGTCCAAGTCATTGGACTTGCAGCACTGTATTGCTACATAA
- the LOC128165570 gene encoding glucosidase 2 subunit beta-like isoform X2, translating to MGGYMYCIYFLLIVGVKVSAEIGRPRGVSISMASKYEPNDQKIFRCLDGSGTIPYEHLNDDYCDCADGSDEPGTSACTNGKFHCTNAGYTPKNIQSSRVNDGVCDCCDGSDEYEGKIECVNNCKELGKKMREEQDEKRRLQEEGFKKREGFIAEANNMMEGKKLKIQELEKEKTELQDKLKELEAKKAEAEGPEKEAKDKHEQAWKEQKEVRDKERSAIKAREAFDELDLNKDGFVDVLEIIPHMEFDIDSNGVVSEEEAKEHLEDNEKVDFDEFSSRIWGNIQSIYKKLVPDDQKEVPPPPVEPQGETGVPVPNEEPQATPHITPIPDEGDDYDDEDDEDEDDEEDAVDEDKMPEYDEETKALIAAADEARKNHEEADKRSRDIDGEITTLTSYLNTDYGKDKEYAILRDNCYEYTDREYTYKLCPFATASQRPKAGGHETNLGRWGRWENDYKVQVYDHGQNCWNGPDRSVKVHLTCGPEHQLTNAYEPSRCEYAFDFITPCACNQPPQPQDKDPHDEL from the exons ATGGGCGGCTATATGTATTGTATATACTTTTTACTGATAGTAGGAGTAAAAGTCAGTGCTGAAATTGGAAGACCAAGAGGTGTTTCAATATCAA tgGCTTCTAAATATGAGCCAAATGACCAGAAGATATTTCGGTGTCTTGATGGGTCAGGAACAATTCCATATGAACACTTAAATGACGATTATTGTGACTGTGCCGATGGATCAGATGAACCAG GAACTTCAGCTTGTACAAATGGAAAGTTCCACTGCACAAATGCTGGGTACACTCCCAAAAATATACAGTCCTCAAGAGTGAATGATGGAGTGTGTG ACTGCTGTGATGGATCAGATGAGTATGAAGGAAAAATTGAATGTGTCAACAATTGCAA GGAGCTTGGAAAGAAAATGAGGGAAGAACAAGATGAGAAAAGAAGATTACAAGAGGAGGGGTTCAAAAAGAGGGAAGGATTCATTGCTGAGGCTAATAATATGATGGAGGGCAAAAAG TTAAAAATACAAGAACTTGAAAAGGAAAAAACAGAACTTCAAGATAAACTGAAAGAACTTGAAG CCAAAAAGGCAGAGGCCGAGGGTCCTGAAAAGGAGGCCAAAGACAAACATGAACAGGCCTGGAAAG AACAAAAGGAGGTTAGAGACAAGGAGAGAAGTGCAATCAAGGCCAGGGAAGCTTTTGATGAACTAGATCTAAACAAGGATGGATT TGTCGATGTCCTTGAGATCATTCCCCACATGGAGTTCGACATTGATTCTAATGGAGTTGTGAGTGAAGAGGAGGCCAAG GAACATTTAGAAGACAATGAAAAAGTTGACTTTGATGAGTTTAGTTCAAGAATCTGGGGAAACATTCAGAGTATCTACAAGAAACTTGTACCAGATGATCAAAAGGAAGTCCCTCCACCCCCTGTGGAGCCCCAGGGTGAAACAGGTGTACCAGTCCCAAATGAAGAACCACAG GCCACACCCCATATCACACCCATTCCTGATGAGGGTGATGATTACGATGATGAGGATGATGAAGATGAGGATGATGAG GAAGATGCAGTGGATGAGGATAAAATGCCTGAGTATGATGAGGAGACCAAAGCTCTTATTGCAG CTGCTGATGAAGCGAGAAAAAACCACGAGGAAGCGGATAAACGCTCACGAGATATTGACGGGGAGATTAC aacaCTGACCTCATATTTAAACACAGATTATGGAAAAGACAAAGAATATGCAATATTGCGAGACAACTGTTATGAATATACCGACCGGGAATATACATACAAGTTGTGCCCTTTCGCTACTGCCTCCCAAAGACCAAAGGCTGGAGGTCACGAAACCAACTTAGG GCGTTGGGGCAGATGGGAGAATGATTACAAGGTTCAAGTTTACGACCACGGACAAAACTGCTGGAACGGTCCAGACCGATCAGTCAAG GTCCATTTAACCTGTGGTCCGGAACACCAACTGACCAATGCTTATGAGCCAAGCCGCTGTGAATATGCATTTGACTTTATCACACCTTGTGCCTGTAATCAGCCTCCTCAACCACAAGATAAAGACCCACACGATGAGTTGTAG
- the LOC128165570 gene encoding glucosidase 2 subunit beta-like isoform X1 produces the protein MGGYMYCIYFLLIVGVKVSAEIGRPRGVSISMASKYEPNDQKIFRCLDGSGTIPYEHLNDDYCDCADGSDEPGTSACTNGKFHCTNAGYTPKNIQSSRVNDGVCDCCDGSDEYEGKIECVNNCKELGKKMREEQDEKRRLQEEGFKKREGFIAEANNMMEGKKLKIQELEKEKTELQDKLKELEAKKAEAEGPEKEAKDKHEQAWKEQKEVRDKERSAIKAREAFDELDLNKDGFVDVLEIIPHMEFDIDSNGVVSEEEAKEHLEDNEKVDFDEFSSRIWGNIQSIYKKLVPDDQKEVPPPPVEPQGETGVPVPNEEPQATPHITPIPDEGDDYDDEDDEDEDDEKSKLESATSSETQELLPTSEDLFPPEVQEDAVDEDKMPEYDEETKALIAAADEARKNHEEADKRSRDIDGEITTLTSYLNTDYGKDKEYAILRDNCYEYTDREYTYKLCPFATASQRPKAGGHETNLGRWGRWENDYKVQVYDHGQNCWNGPDRSVKVHLTCGPEHQLTNAYEPSRCEYAFDFITPCACNQPPQPQDKDPHDEL, from the exons ATGGGCGGCTATATGTATTGTATATACTTTTTACTGATAGTAGGAGTAAAAGTCAGTGCTGAAATTGGAAGACCAAGAGGTGTTTCAATATCAA tgGCTTCTAAATATGAGCCAAATGACCAGAAGATATTTCGGTGTCTTGATGGGTCAGGAACAATTCCATATGAACACTTAAATGACGATTATTGTGACTGTGCCGATGGATCAGATGAACCAG GAACTTCAGCTTGTACAAATGGAAAGTTCCACTGCACAAATGCTGGGTACACTCCCAAAAATATACAGTCCTCAAGAGTGAATGATGGAGTGTGTG ACTGCTGTGATGGATCAGATGAGTATGAAGGAAAAATTGAATGTGTCAACAATTGCAA GGAGCTTGGAAAGAAAATGAGGGAAGAACAAGATGAGAAAAGAAGATTACAAGAGGAGGGGTTCAAAAAGAGGGAAGGATTCATTGCTGAGGCTAATAATATGATGGAGGGCAAAAAG TTAAAAATACAAGAACTTGAAAAGGAAAAAACAGAACTTCAAGATAAACTGAAAGAACTTGAAG CCAAAAAGGCAGAGGCCGAGGGTCCTGAAAAGGAGGCCAAAGACAAACATGAACAGGCCTGGAAAG AACAAAAGGAGGTTAGAGACAAGGAGAGAAGTGCAATCAAGGCCAGGGAAGCTTTTGATGAACTAGATCTAAACAAGGATGGATT TGTCGATGTCCTTGAGATCATTCCCCACATGGAGTTCGACATTGATTCTAATGGAGTTGTGAGTGAAGAGGAGGCCAAG GAACATTTAGAAGACAATGAAAAAGTTGACTTTGATGAGTTTAGTTCAAGAATCTGGGGAAACATTCAGAGTATCTACAAGAAACTTGTACCAGATGATCAAAAGGAAGTCCCTCCACCCCCTGTGGAGCCCCAGGGTGAAACAGGTGTACCAGTCCCAAATGAAGAACCACAG GCCACACCCCATATCACACCCATTCCTGATGAGGGTGATGATTACGATGATGAGGATGATGAAGATGAGGATGATGAG AAGTCTAAACTGGAATCTGCAACCAGTTCTGAAACTCAGGAACTACTACCCACCAGCGAGGACCTGTTTCCTCCCGAGGTCCAG GAAGATGCAGTGGATGAGGATAAAATGCCTGAGTATGATGAGGAGACCAAAGCTCTTATTGCAG CTGCTGATGAAGCGAGAAAAAACCACGAGGAAGCGGATAAACGCTCACGAGATATTGACGGGGAGATTAC aacaCTGACCTCATATTTAAACACAGATTATGGAAAAGACAAAGAATATGCAATATTGCGAGACAACTGTTATGAATATACCGACCGGGAATATACATACAAGTTGTGCCCTTTCGCTACTGCCTCCCAAAGACCAAAGGCTGGAGGTCACGAAACCAACTTAGG GCGTTGGGGCAGATGGGAGAATGATTACAAGGTTCAAGTTTACGACCACGGACAAAACTGCTGGAACGGTCCAGACCGATCAGTCAAG GTCCATTTAACCTGTGGTCCGGAACACCAACTGACCAATGCTTATGAGCCAAGCCGCTGTGAATATGCATTTGACTTTATCACACCTTGTGCCTGTAATCAGCCTCCTCAACCACAAGATAAAGACCCACACGATGAGTTGTAG
- the LOC128165570 gene encoding glucosidase 2 subunit beta-like isoform X3, with protein sequence MGGYMYCIYFLLIVGVKVSAEIGRPRGVSISMASKYEPNDQKIFRCLDGSGTIPYEHLNDDYCDCADGSDEPGTSACTNGKFHCTNAGYTPKNIQSSRVNDGVCDCCDGSDEYEGKIECVNNCKELGKKMREEQDEKRRLQEEGFKKREGFIAEANNMMEGKKLKIQELEKEKTELQDKLKELEAKKAEAEGPEKEAKDKHEQAWKEQKEVRDKERSAIKAREAFDELDLNKDGFVDVLEIIPHMEFDIDSNGVVSEEEAKEHLEDNEKVDFDEFSSRIWGNIQSIYKKLVPDDQKEVPPPPVEPQGETGVPVPNEEPQEDAVDEDKMPEYDEETKALIAAADEARKNHEEADKRSRDIDGEITTLTSYLNTDYGKDKEYAILRDNCYEYTDREYTYKLCPFATASQRPKAGGHETNLGRWGRWENDYKVQVYDHGQNCWNGPDRSVKVHLTCGPEHQLTNAYEPSRCEYAFDFITPCACNQPPQPQDKDPHDEL encoded by the exons ATGGGCGGCTATATGTATTGTATATACTTTTTACTGATAGTAGGAGTAAAAGTCAGTGCTGAAATTGGAAGACCAAGAGGTGTTTCAATATCAA tgGCTTCTAAATATGAGCCAAATGACCAGAAGATATTTCGGTGTCTTGATGGGTCAGGAACAATTCCATATGAACACTTAAATGACGATTATTGTGACTGTGCCGATGGATCAGATGAACCAG GAACTTCAGCTTGTACAAATGGAAAGTTCCACTGCACAAATGCTGGGTACACTCCCAAAAATATACAGTCCTCAAGAGTGAATGATGGAGTGTGTG ACTGCTGTGATGGATCAGATGAGTATGAAGGAAAAATTGAATGTGTCAACAATTGCAA GGAGCTTGGAAAGAAAATGAGGGAAGAACAAGATGAGAAAAGAAGATTACAAGAGGAGGGGTTCAAAAAGAGGGAAGGATTCATTGCTGAGGCTAATAATATGATGGAGGGCAAAAAG TTAAAAATACAAGAACTTGAAAAGGAAAAAACAGAACTTCAAGATAAACTGAAAGAACTTGAAG CCAAAAAGGCAGAGGCCGAGGGTCCTGAAAAGGAGGCCAAAGACAAACATGAACAGGCCTGGAAAG AACAAAAGGAGGTTAGAGACAAGGAGAGAAGTGCAATCAAGGCCAGGGAAGCTTTTGATGAACTAGATCTAAACAAGGATGGATT TGTCGATGTCCTTGAGATCATTCCCCACATGGAGTTCGACATTGATTCTAATGGAGTTGTGAGTGAAGAGGAGGCCAAG GAACATTTAGAAGACAATGAAAAAGTTGACTTTGATGAGTTTAGTTCAAGAATCTGGGGAAACATTCAGAGTATCTACAAGAAACTTGTACCAGATGATCAAAAGGAAGTCCCTCCACCCCCTGTGGAGCCCCAGGGTGAAACAGGTGTACCAGTCCCAAATGAAGAACCACAG GAAGATGCAGTGGATGAGGATAAAATGCCTGAGTATGATGAGGAGACCAAAGCTCTTATTGCAG CTGCTGATGAAGCGAGAAAAAACCACGAGGAAGCGGATAAACGCTCACGAGATATTGACGGGGAGATTAC aacaCTGACCTCATATTTAAACACAGATTATGGAAAAGACAAAGAATATGCAATATTGCGAGACAACTGTTATGAATATACCGACCGGGAATATACATACAAGTTGTGCCCTTTCGCTACTGCCTCCCAAAGACCAAAGGCTGGAGGTCACGAAACCAACTTAGG GCGTTGGGGCAGATGGGAGAATGATTACAAGGTTCAAGTTTACGACCACGGACAAAACTGCTGGAACGGTCCAGACCGATCAGTCAAG GTCCATTTAACCTGTGGTCCGGAACACCAACTGACCAATGCTTATGAGCCAAGCCGCTGTGAATATGCATTTGACTTTATCACACCTTGTGCCTGTAATCAGCCTCCTCAACCACAAGATAAAGACCCACACGATGAGTTGTAG
- the LOC128166326 gene encoding uncharacterized protein LOC128166326: protein MSVNESSTKPIESLIQLLYNACGIVNGSNNIQITIENGSVIHNCTRTAEEGPPGADHGAVMYIVAVLVFYSAGIVIMLIKYSRSERKRMEEEVALDFYFKGMPFGKSTKEHNVNSVAIRAFHTMTMSAYEPSKNHIIPKALLETDV from the coding sequence ATGTCCGTTAATGAAAGCTCAACAAAACCAATTGAAAGCTTGATTCAACTTTTATACAACGCGTGTGGCATTGTCAATGGGAGTAACAACATTCAAATCACCATAGAGAATGGCAGTGTCATACATAACTGTACCAGGACTGCCGAGGAAGGGCCGCCGGGAGCGGATCACGGGGCTGTCATGTACATAGTGGCGGTCCTAGTCTTCTACTCGGCTGGAATCGTCATCATGCTGATCAAATACTCAAGATCAGAACGAAAGAGAATGGAGGAGGAAGTGGCCTTAGATTTCTATTTCAAAGGGATGCCATTCGGTAAAAGTACGAAAGAACATAATGTGAATAGTGTTGCAATCAGAGCTTTCCACACGATGACTATGTCTGCATATGAACCAAGCAAAAATCACATCATTCCAAAGGCTCTTCTGGAGACGGACGTCTGA
- the LOC128166709 gene encoding uncharacterized protein LOC128166709 — protein sequence MQAAESEQSIGSDFIAEENLHFEENNDDDENSSYDEDTGDDSDEMSEYEESISFHNACREFYMNRKDATESFKHNMERDHEKRTEVERRKKTTSIDDAMERLRREMASLMDQDLTLMEQLMTLNETIEDIKVKRLYGSSRESFHSSCDIKIGSDWSLPERKTYFRGSKIYPGKATVDMTSKENLTHCDKYQRQVDPEYNAF from the exons atgcaggCCGCAGAAAGTGAACAAAGCATAGGTAGTGACTTCATTGCGGAAGAAAATTTACATTTCGAGGAAAATAATGACGACGACGAAAATTCGTCATATGATGAAGATACTGGAGACGACTCCGATGAAATGTCGGAATACGAAGAGAGCATCAGTTTTCACAACGCGTGTAGGGAGTTCTACATGAACAGGAAGGATGCGACGGAGTCCTTCAAACACAACATGGAAAGAGATCACGAGAAACGAACAGAAGTGGAGAGGAGGAAGAAGACGACGTCCATTGATGACGCCATGGAGCGATTACGACGTGAAATG gCTTCATTGATGGACCAAGACCTGACGCTAATGGAACAGCTGATGACACTCAATGAAACCATAGAGGATATCAAAGTCAAAAGACTCTACGGATCAAGTCGAGAGTCGTTCCACAGCTCATGTGATATAAAGATTGGATCTGATTGGTCACTTCCAGAAAGGAAAACTTATTTTCGCGGCTCCAAGATTTACCCGGGTAAAGCCACCGTTGATATGACGTCAAAAGAAAATCTGACTCATTGCGATAAATATCAAAGACAGGTTGACCCTGAGTACAAtgcgttttaa